A genomic stretch from Corynebacterium terpenotabidum Y-11 includes:
- a CDS encoding M24 family metallopeptidase — protein sequence MSAPVDHSSRRAAVARTIADSGHAYLLISDLKNVRYLTGFSGSNAALLLGADGTATVVTDGRYDTQIRQETASSPDLDIRISRDLFGELRGIAGDAGFAIEPGLPVGDARALGDPTILAGAVEDARLIKDGAELDLLREAGRLADTVFAEFLEAGGIREGITEIEAAADLEHRLRSAGADGLSFDTILASGINGSKPHAGVSRDVIVPGLVTVDFGVWLDGYASDQTRTVCVGEPDALASELYDLVHRSFLAGVDAVAPGAGLFAIDKVCRDVLTEGGYGEYFVHSTGHGVGLDVHEAPYAASRTPEDRTLAEGMTLTIEPGAYLPGRTGLRIENTYIVTADGAETVNPSSTALRIV from the coding sequence ATGAGCGCACCTGTCGACCACTCCTCCCGTCGGGCCGCAGTGGCCCGCACCATCGCCGACTCCGGCCACGCGTACCTGCTGATCAGTGACCTGAAGAACGTCCGCTACCTCACCGGGTTCTCCGGGTCCAACGCCGCGCTGCTGCTCGGCGCCGACGGTACGGCCACCGTCGTCACCGATGGCAGGTACGACACCCAGATCCGACAGGAGACGGCGTCCTCCCCGGACCTGGACATCCGCATTAGCCGCGACCTCTTCGGCGAGCTCCGCGGAATCGCCGGGGACGCCGGCTTCGCGATTGAACCGGGACTGCCGGTCGGGGACGCCCGGGCGCTCGGCGATCCGACGATCCTCGCCGGTGCGGTGGAGGACGCCCGCCTCATCAAGGACGGCGCCGAGCTCGATCTTCTCCGGGAGGCGGGGCGCCTGGCGGACACCGTCTTCGCCGAATTCCTTGAGGCCGGGGGAATCCGGGAGGGGATCACCGAGATTGAGGCGGCTGCGGACCTGGAGCACCGGCTGCGCAGCGCCGGGGCAGACGGGCTGAGCTTCGACACGATCCTGGCGTCCGGGATCAACGGTTCCAAGCCGCACGCCGGGGTCTCCCGGGATGTCATCGTTCCCGGCCTGGTCACCGTTGACTTCGGTGTGTGGCTCGACGGCTACGCCTCGGACCAGACCCGCACCGTGTGCGTCGGTGAGCCGGACGCGTTGGCGTCCGAACTGTACGACCTGGTGCACCGGTCCTTCCTCGCCGGGGTGGACGCGGTGGCGCCCGGGGCCGGCCTGTTCGCCATCGACAAGGTCTGCCGCGACGTGCTCACCGAGGGCGGCTACGGCGAGTACTTCGTCCACTCCACCGGACACGGCGTGGGCCTGGACGTGCACGAGGCACCGTACGCGGCGTCCCGCACCCCGGAGGACAGGACACTGGCGGAGGGGATGACGCTGACCATCGAGCCGGGTGCGTACCTGCCGGGGCGGACCGGCCTGCGG
- the aroQ gene encoding type II 3-dehydroquinate dehydratase: protein MKVLVVNGPNLDRLGKRQPDVYGSTTLADIEAGLRARAAELGVDLDCFQSNCEGEILDRIHRAADEGDAVIINAGGLTHTSVVLKDALAEVSDGAGYVEVHISNVHAREEFRHHSYLSAGAAGVIVGLGAYGYTAALEFLAQR, encoded by the coding sequence ATGAAGGTACTCGTCGTCAACGGACCGAATCTCGACCGGCTGGGCAAGCGTCAGCCGGACGTCTACGGTTCCACCACCCTCGCCGATATCGAGGCGGGCCTGCGGGCCCGGGCCGCTGAACTCGGCGTGGATCTCGACTGCTTCCAGTCCAACTGCGAAGGGGAAATCCTTGACCGTATCCACCGCGCCGCCGATGAGGGCGATGCGGTGATCATCAACGCCGGAGGCCTCACCCACACCTCGGTGGTGCTGAAGGATGCGCTGGCGGAGGTCTCCGACGGCGCCGGTTACGTGGAGGTGCACATTTCCAATGTGCACGCCCGGGAGGAATTCCGGCACCACAGTTACCTCTCCGCGGGGGCGGCCGGCGTGATCGTCGGTCTGGGCGCCTACGGGTACACCGCGGCACTGGAGTTCCTCGCGCAGCGATAA
- the aroB gene encoding 3-dehydroquinate synthase, giving the protein MSTPRLVLVGLPGAGKSTIGRRLANALHCEVVDSDLLIEQDRGLPCGEVFRQLGEPAFRELEEEHVARALGTGGIVSLGGGAVISPATRALLADLPVVHLRVSAQEGARRTTGDANRPVVAAEDPVARYRQLQTERASFYDEVSDATVSSEGRDPRQTVAEVLHILESLEEERAARQTTAQSTSAQSTTTVKESPVTDLRRVHVATDHPYDVVIGRDLTGQVADAVPGAAKAVILHQPPLAELADRVAAGLRAAGIDPVLYETPDAEDAKTVSGAAACWDVCAAAGLSRQDIIVGVGGGAATDLAGFIAATWMRGIRVVQYPTTLLAMVDAAVGGKTGINTAAGKNLVGSFHEPAAVLVDLDVLDTLPIKEITAGSAEIIKAGFIRDPRILDIYEADPAAALDPRGALPELIELSVKVKADVVGQDLRESSLREILNYGHTYGHAIEQHENYRWRHGWAVAVGMVYEAELAHAAGLLGADAVARHRRILTSVGLPTSYDGAPLDVLLEVMGRDKKNRDGHLRIVVLSDREGLPYAPVRLEGPEAADLQAAYDATLTEHADQEAK; this is encoded by the coding sequence ATGTCCACGCCACGCCTCGTCCTCGTCGGTCTTCCCGGCGCCGGAAAGTCCACCATCGGCCGCCGCCTCGCCAATGCCCTGCACTGCGAGGTCGTCGATTCTGACCTGCTCATCGAGCAGGACCGCGGACTGCCCTGCGGCGAGGTTTTCCGTCAGCTCGGCGAGCCGGCGTTCCGTGAGCTGGAGGAGGAGCACGTTGCCCGGGCCCTGGGCACCGGAGGCATCGTCTCCCTTGGTGGCGGTGCGGTGATCTCCCCGGCAACCCGGGCCCTGCTCGCCGACCTGCCCGTGGTCCATCTCCGCGTCTCCGCGCAGGAAGGCGCCCGACGGACGACCGGGGACGCCAACCGCCCGGTCGTCGCGGCCGAGGACCCGGTGGCCCGTTACCGACAACTGCAGACTGAGCGGGCGTCATTCTACGACGAGGTCTCCGACGCCACCGTCAGCAGCGAAGGGCGCGATCCCCGGCAGACTGTCGCCGAGGTCCTCCACATTCTGGAGTCGCTCGAAGAGGAGCGCGCCGCCCGGCAAACCACCGCGCAGTCAACGAGCGCGCAGTCAACCACCACAGTCAAGGAGTCTCCCGTGACCGATCTCCGTCGCGTCCACGTCGCCACCGACCACCCCTACGATGTCGTCATCGGTCGGGATCTCACCGGCCAGGTCGCCGACGCCGTTCCCGGAGCGGCGAAAGCCGTGATCCTGCACCAGCCGCCACTGGCGGAGTTGGCGGACCGCGTGGCCGCCGGGCTGCGCGCAGCAGGGATCGACCCGGTGCTGTACGAGACGCCGGACGCCGAGGACGCCAAGACCGTGTCCGGTGCCGCCGCATGCTGGGACGTCTGCGCCGCGGCGGGACTGTCTCGCCAGGACATCATCGTCGGCGTCGGTGGTGGGGCGGCCACTGACCTCGCCGGATTCATCGCGGCAACCTGGATGCGGGGGATCCGCGTCGTCCAGTACCCGACCACCCTGCTGGCCATGGTGGACGCCGCGGTCGGCGGCAAGACCGGGATCAACACCGCCGCGGGCAAGAACCTCGTCGGATCCTTCCACGAGCCGGCCGCGGTACTGGTCGATCTCGACGTGCTGGATACCCTGCCCATCAAGGAGATCACCGCCGGATCCGCGGAGATCATCAAGGCCGGGTTCATCCGTGACCCGCGTATCCTCGACATCTACGAGGCGGATCCGGCCGCTGCCCTGGACCCCCGCGGCGCCCTTCCCGAACTCATCGAACTCTCGGTGAAGGTCAAGGCCGACGTCGTTGGCCAGGACCTGCGGGAATCCTCACTGCGGGAGATACTCAACTACGGGCACACCTACGGTCACGCCATTGAGCAGCACGAGAATTACCGCTGGCGGCACGGCTGGGCCGTCGCGGTGGGCATGGTTTACGAGGCCGAACTCGCCCATGCCGCCGGCCTGCTGGGGGCGGATGCTGTGGCCCGGCACCGGCGGATCCTCACCTCCGTCGGCCTGCCGACAAGCTACGACGGCGCGCCGTTGGACGTCCTGTTGGAGGTCATGGGCAGGGACAAGAAGAACCGTGACGGCCACCTGCGCATCGTCGTCCTCTCCGACCGTGAGGGGCTGCCCTATGCGCCGGTCCGCCTGGAGGGCCCGGAGGCGGCAGACCTCCAGGCCGCCTACGACGCCACGCTGACCGAGCACGCTGACCAGGAGGCGAAGTGA
- the aroC gene encoding chorismate synthase has protein sequence MLRWTTAGESHGQALVTIVENMPAGVPVTRAEVSRELARRRLGYGRGARMKFEADEVTFLGGVRHGLTLGSPVAVMVGNTEWPKWTTIMSADPIDLDDAETAKEMSSGRGARLTRPRPGHADLSGMLKYGHTEARPILERSSARETAARVAAGTVARALLRAVTGSEVISHVISIGPSETYDGPAPTAADLDAVDASPVRAFTGVSDTHEASMIAEIEKAKKSGDTLGGIVEVVVTGLPVGLGSHVAWDARLDGQLAQALMSIQAIKGVEIGDGFAEARRRGSAAHDEIFVGDDGLERRTNRAGGVEGGMTNGEPLRVRAAMKPISTVPRALATIDTDTGAAATGIHQRSDVCAVPAAGIVAESMVALVIARALLEKFGGDSLAETTRNYRAYLAEVDARLDWGN, from the coding sequence ATGCTGCGTTGGACAACTGCCGGGGAATCCCACGGCCAGGCCCTTGTCACCATTGTGGAGAATATGCCCGCCGGGGTGCCCGTCACCCGCGCGGAGGTCTCCCGCGAACTCGCCCGCCGTCGCCTCGGCTACGGACGCGGAGCGCGGATGAAGTTCGAGGCAGACGAGGTCACCTTCCTCGGTGGCGTCCGTCACGGTCTGACCCTCGGTTCCCCGGTCGCCGTCATGGTCGGGAACACCGAATGGCCGAAGTGGACCACCATCATGTCCGCCGACCCGATCGATCTCGATGATGCGGAGACCGCCAAGGAGATGAGCTCGGGTCGTGGTGCCCGCCTCACCCGACCGCGTCCCGGCCATGCCGACCTGTCCGGCATGCTCAAGTACGGGCACACCGAAGCCCGCCCGATCCTCGAGCGCTCCAGTGCCCGGGAGACCGCGGCCCGCGTCGCCGCCGGTACCGTCGCCCGCGCCCTGCTGCGTGCGGTCACCGGCTCCGAGGTCATCAGCCACGTCATCTCCATCGGCCCCTCCGAGACCTACGACGGTCCCGCTCCGACCGCCGCCGACCTCGACGCCGTCGACGCCTCCCCGGTCCGTGCCTTCACCGGCGTATCCGACACCCACGAGGCCTCGATGATCGCCGAGATCGAGAAGGCCAAGAAGTCCGGTGACACTCTCGGCGGCATCGTCGAGGTCGTCGTCACCGGCCTGCCCGTCGGTCTCGGTAGCCACGTTGCGTGGGACGCCCGCCTCGACGGTCAGCTCGCCCAGGCGCTGATGAGCATCCAGGCGATCAAGGGTGTCGAGATCGGCGACGGCTTCGCCGAGGCCCGTCGCCGCGGCTCCGCGGCCCACGACGAGATCTTCGTCGGTGACGACGGCCTGGAGCGTCGCACCAACCGGGCCGGCGGTGTGGAAGGCGGCATGACCAACGGCGAACCGCTGCGCGTCCGGGCGGCGATGAAGCCGATCTCCACCGTGCCCCGGGCGCTGGCGACGATCGACACCGACACCGGCGCCGCCGCCACCGGCATCCACCAGCGCTCCGACGTTTGCGCGGTACCGGCCGCCGGCATCGTCGCCGAGTCGATGGTGGCACTGGTGATCGCCCGGGCCCTGCTGGAGAAGTTCGGTGGGGACTCCCTGGCGGAGACCACCCGGAACTACCGGGCCTACCTTGCGGAGGTCGACGCCCGTCTGGACTGGGGTAACTGA
- a CDS encoding prepilin peptidase: MWGTAACGAAALALVWSVALTVSDLRERRLPDRLTVPAAALVWILCPVTGHPWALAGALGWWALCVVPGKITLRLRAGGGDAKLALSLGGIVAAVGGLPGWWLAVAASSVLTLCLVPLLRSSPGTLPHGPGMLGASWLAVIFPGFLTM; encoded by the coding sequence ATGTGGGGGACCGCAGCGTGTGGGGCGGCAGCGTTGGCTCTGGTGTGGTCGGTGGCGCTGACGGTCTCCGATCTGCGGGAGCGACGACTGCCGGACCGGTTGACGGTGCCGGCCGCAGCACTGGTGTGGATCCTGTGCCCGGTCACCGGTCACCCGTGGGCGCTGGCCGGGGCGCTGGGCTGGTGGGCTCTCTGTGTGGTGCCGGGGAAGATCACCCTGCGACTGCGGGCCGGGGGAGGAGACGCGAAGCTCGCGCTGTCCCTGGGCGGGATCGTCGCCGCAGTCGGGGGACTGCCGGGCTGGTGGCTAGCGGTGGCGGCGTCCTCGGTCCTGACCTTGTGCCTGGTACCTCTGCTCCGATCATCCCCCGGTACGCTGCCGCACGGCCCGGGGATGCTCGGGGCGTCCTGGCTCGCAGTGATCTTCCCCGGGTTTCTCACCATGTGA
- a CDS encoding shikimate dehydrogenase translates to MTARSAEQVLSVEGFLDLAEAVETGTESGTTLCAVLGRPVGHSLSPVIHRSAARDIPGFRYVRVEAGEEDELRRLLTGSPSCVGGFSVTMPGKPHALTLADEVTDRAATIGSANTLVPLRDADGAPTGRWQADNTDVVGLTTCLDTVLGGTVPERAAVVGNGGTARPTVAAFAARGVRHVEVLARSDKALALQPLIEGYGMEFSWTRLDAHDLGDVCGGCDVLVSTVPESAAGERANALARAATVIDVIYDPYPTRLLSTAQAAGRTTADGLLMLAGQGAEQFRQFTGVTDAPGGSAADMYAVLKEHLGLD, encoded by the coding sequence GTGACCGCTAGGTCCGCCGAGCAGGTCCTTTCGGTCGAGGGTTTTCTCGACCTCGCCGAGGCGGTGGAGACCGGCACGGAATCCGGAACCACGCTGTGCGCCGTCCTTGGCCGACCTGTCGGCCACTCACTGTCTCCGGTGATCCACCGCAGCGCCGCACGGGACATCCCGGGGTTTCGCTACGTCCGGGTCGAGGCCGGGGAAGAAGACGAACTGCGTCGGCTCCTCACCGGCTCCCCGTCCTGCGTCGGCGGGTTCTCCGTGACCATGCCCGGCAAACCGCACGCCCTGACCCTGGCGGATGAGGTCACTGACCGGGCTGCGACCATCGGCAGTGCGAACACCCTGGTTCCGCTGCGCGACGCCGACGGTGCGCCCACCGGCCGGTGGCAGGCGGACAACACTGACGTCGTTGGCCTCACCACCTGTCTCGATACTGTCCTCGGCGGCACGGTTCCGGAACGGGCCGCTGTCGTCGGCAACGGCGGAACCGCCCGGCCCACCGTGGCGGCCTTCGCTGCCCGCGGCGTCCGACACGTCGAGGTTCTGGCCCGCTCCGACAAGGCCCTGGCCCTGCAGCCGCTCATCGAGGGCTACGGCATGGAATTCTCGTGGACCCGGTTGGACGCCCACGATCTCGGTGACGTGTGCGGAGGCTGTGACGTCCTTGTCTCCACTGTGCCGGAGAGTGCCGCCGGTGAGCGGGCGAACGCACTGGCCCGGGCGGCCACCGTCATCGACGTCATCTACGACCCGTACCCGACGCGGCTGCTGTCCACTGCGCAGGCGGCCGGGCGGACCACCGCAGACGGACTGCTCATGCTGGCCGGCCAGGGTGCCGAACAGTTCCGGCAGTTCACCGGCGTGACCGATGCGCCGGGCGGCTCGGCGGCAGACATGTACGCTGTGCTCAAGGAACATCTCGGACTGGACTGA
- the mltG gene encoding endolytic transglycosylase MltG: MSGKPSTEPTYRRRRQWSIAVGAALVVLLVFVVVYVYWQREIVGTRDYAGEGNGEVVLVRVEDGDTVSGLVPQLLEDNVVGSRSAIISAAEDAERLGQFNDLQAGYYALQQKMSAASALAALTDETRRLGVIDIPTGTALDDTVVVSGDPRIGILSMIASNSCREGLTDGLDSCVTVDQLHEAIATTDPVDLGVPDWAVTEVAALGADGRRIEGLISPGVHLFDPTAEPVEIIRQLLIASAEEYEGTGLVEMADNVGLTPYQVLTAASLVEREAPAGDFDKVARVILNRLAAGQMLQFDSTVNYDLDAQEVATTDEDRARETPWNTYAKEGLPDSPIASPGVEALQAVERPADGDWLYFVTIDQDGTTVFSSDYESHEVATAEAQANGVLDSDR; this comes from the coding sequence ATGTCCGGAAAGCCCTCCACTGAGCCCACCTACCGTCGGCGCCGTCAATGGTCCATCGCTGTCGGTGCGGCACTGGTCGTCCTCCTCGTCTTCGTTGTCGTCTACGTGTATTGGCAACGGGAGATCGTCGGTACCCGCGACTACGCCGGTGAAGGCAACGGGGAGGTCGTCCTGGTGCGGGTGGAGGACGGGGACACCGTCTCCGGACTGGTGCCGCAGCTGCTCGAGGACAACGTGGTCGGCTCCCGCTCCGCGATCATCAGTGCCGCCGAGGACGCCGAACGGCTCGGCCAGTTCAATGATCTTCAGGCCGGCTACTACGCCCTGCAGCAGAAGATGTCCGCGGCGTCCGCTCTGGCGGCGCTCACCGATGAGACCCGGCGCCTCGGCGTCATCGACATCCCCACCGGTACCGCCCTCGACGACACGGTCGTCGTCAGCGGGGACCCACGGATCGGGATCCTCTCGATGATCGCGTCGAACTCCTGCCGGGAGGGCCTGACCGACGGGCTCGACTCCTGTGTCACCGTCGACCAGCTTCACGAAGCCATCGCCACCACGGACCCGGTAGATCTCGGCGTGCCGGACTGGGCCGTCACCGAGGTTGCCGCCCTGGGTGCTGACGGCCGACGGATCGAAGGGCTGATCTCACCCGGCGTCCACCTCTTTGATCCGACCGCCGAACCGGTCGAGATCATCCGCCAGCTCCTCATTGCCTCCGCCGAGGAGTACGAGGGCACCGGTCTGGTGGAGATGGCCGACAACGTCGGGCTCACTCCGTATCAGGTCCTCACTGCCGCCTCCCTCGTGGAGCGTGAGGCCCCGGCCGGCGACTTCGACAAGGTCGCCCGGGTGATCCTCAACCGCCTGGCCGCGGGCCAGATGCTGCAGTTTGACTCGACGGTGAACTATGACCTCGACGCCCAGGAGGTCGCCACCACCGACGAAGACCGCGCTCGGGAGACGCCGTGGAACACCTATGCGAAGGAAGGTCTGCCGGATTCCCCCATCGCCTCGCCCGGCGTGGAAGCACTGCAGGCCGTCGAACGGCCCGCCGACGGCGACTGGCTCTACTTCGTCACCATCGACCAGGACGGCACCACCGTATTCAGCAGCGACTACGAATCCCACGAGGTCGCCACCGCCGAGGCCCAGGCCAATGGAGTGCTCGACAGTGACCGCTAG
- the ruvX gene encoding Holliday junction resolvase RuvX — protein sequence MSDRSSGSTPDPTPGPTPDRPGDDDPGRGRRLGLDVGTVRIGVALSDPDGILATPLETVQADRTSGARPGEEYPRIRALIEENFVVEVVVGLPVSLRSQRTASTRRAENYAARLHRDLDIPVRLVDERMSTMAATTAMHASGVNQKKGRSRIDQAAAVHILQGWLDARRTFQARNRVSDNDS from the coding sequence GTGTCCGACCGTAGCTCCGGCTCCACCCCTGACCCCACCCCCGGCCCGACCCCCGACCGGCCCGGGGACGACGATCCCGGGCGGGGACGCCGACTCGGTCTCGATGTCGGGACCGTCCGGATCGGCGTCGCCCTGTCCGACCCGGACGGTATCCTCGCCACCCCACTGGAGACTGTCCAGGCGGACCGCACCAGCGGTGCCCGGCCGGGGGAGGAGTACCCGCGCATCCGTGCTCTCATCGAAGAGAATTTCGTGGTCGAAGTGGTCGTTGGCCTACCGGTGAGCCTGCGGTCGCAGCGCACGGCGTCCACTCGTCGGGCAGAAAACTACGCCGCCCGACTGCACCGGGATCTGGATATCCCGGTCCGGCTCGTCGATGAGCGGATGTCGACGATGGCGGCGACGACTGCGATGCACGCCTCCGGGGTGAACCAGAAGAAGGGCAGGTCGCGTATCGACCAGGCAGCTGCGGTCCACATTCTGCAGGGCTGGTTGGATGCCCGACGGACGTTTCAGGCCCGCAATCGGGTGTCAGATAACGATTCGTGA
- the alaS gene encoding alanine--tRNA ligase produces MQTHEIRERFINHFVKAGHTEVPSASLILDDPNLLFVNAGMVPFKPYFLGEQNPPFPNGTATSIQKCVRTLDIEEVGITTRHNTFFQMAGNFSFGQYFKEGAISNAWSLLTNSVADGGFGLDPERLWVTVYLDDDEAAAIWHEKIGIPEERIQRLGMADNYWSMGIPGPCGPCSEIYYDRGEAYGEFGGPVVDDTRYIELWNLVFMQNERGEGTGKDSFEIVGPLPKKNIDTGMGVERVACILQGVENVYETDLLAPVITVAEQLTGATYGRSETLAKAGDTTSAAYHAAHTEDIRFRVIADHCRTGLMLILDGVTPGNEGRGYILRRLLRRIIRSARLLGATGVTMEKLMDTVRATMTPSYPEIADNWERIRAVAVGEETAFLKTLESGTRLFEDAAAKVKASAGTILDGDAAFTLHDTHGFPIDLTVEMAAESGLTVDTEAFDARMAEQKARAKADNRAKKHAHADVSVYRPFVDNHATVFLGYGATETEGRILGLVAGGALVDRAGEGSKVQVILDQTPFYAESGGQLADRGTISGPGGVAAVEDVQKTGKKVWLHNVTVTGGELAVGDTVTATVDHTWRHQARQAHSGTHLIHAALRQVLGPTAVQAGSMNRPGYLRFDFSYGEQLTADQLRRIELIANEAVDTDYTVNTIETSLDEAKAMGAMALFGENYGTQVRVVEIGGPFSMELCGGIHVSHSSQIGPVTVLGESSVGSGVRRIEAYTGVDSFRFLADQHRVSSALSSRFRVPVEEVPERVESISARLHEMEKRITQFRTAELSAKVGDYVMRAATVGDLRVVAARVPDGISGGDLRTLANEAKGRVGSEPAVAFFISADPESGKVPFIAAATDAAVALGVSAGEIVKAVAPYVGGRGGGKPAMAQGSGSDAAGIDAAVAAVRGIVEQSVAG; encoded by the coding sequence GTGCAGACGCATGAGATCCGTGAGCGTTTCATCAACCACTTCGTGAAGGCCGGTCACACGGAGGTTCCCAGCGCCTCGCTGATCCTCGACGACCCGAACCTGCTCTTCGTCAATGCCGGCATGGTGCCCTTCAAGCCGTACTTCCTCGGTGAGCAGAATCCGCCGTTCCCGAACGGCACCGCCACTTCCATCCAGAAGTGTGTGCGCACCCTCGACATCGAGGAGGTGGGCATCACCACTCGCCACAACACCTTCTTCCAGATGGCCGGCAACTTCTCCTTCGGTCAGTACTTCAAGGAAGGCGCGATCTCCAACGCCTGGTCGCTGCTCACCAACTCGGTCGCCGACGGCGGCTTCGGCCTCGACCCGGAGCGGCTGTGGGTCACCGTCTACCTCGACGACGACGAGGCCGCCGCGATCTGGCACGAGAAGATCGGCATTCCCGAGGAGCGGATCCAGCGTCTCGGCATGGCCGACAACTACTGGTCGATGGGCATTCCCGGCCCGTGCGGACCCTGCTCGGAGATCTACTACGACCGTGGTGAGGCCTACGGCGAGTTCGGCGGTCCGGTCGTCGACGACACCCGCTACATCGAGCTGTGGAACCTCGTGTTCATGCAGAATGAGCGGGGCGAGGGCACCGGCAAGGACAGCTTCGAGATCGTCGGCCCGCTGCCGAAGAAGAACATCGACACCGGTATGGGCGTCGAGCGCGTCGCCTGCATTCTCCAGGGCGTGGAGAACGTCTACGAGACCGATCTCCTTGCCCCGGTGATCACCGTCGCCGAGCAGCTCACCGGTGCCACCTACGGCCGCAGTGAGACCCTCGCCAAGGCCGGGGACACCACCTCCGCCGCCTATCACGCGGCGCACACCGAGGACATCCGCTTCCGCGTCATCGCCGACCACTGCCGGACCGGACTGATGCTCATCCTCGACGGTGTCACCCCCGGTAATGAAGGTCGCGGCTACATCCTGCGCCGTCTGCTGCGCCGCATCATCCGCTCCGCCCGACTGCTGGGCGCCACCGGTGTGACCATGGAGAAGCTCATGGACACCGTCCGGGCGACCATGACTCCCTCCTACCCGGAGATCGCCGACAACTGGGAGCGCATCCGCGCCGTCGCCGTCGGTGAAGAGACCGCCTTCCTCAAGACCCTCGAGTCCGGTACCCGACTGTTCGAGGACGCCGCTGCGAAGGTCAAGGCCTCCGCCGGAACCATTCTCGACGGGGACGCCGCCTTCACCCTCCATGACACCCACGGCTTCCCGATCGACCTCACCGTCGAAATGGCCGCCGAGTCCGGTCTGACCGTCGACACCGAGGCCTTCGACGCCCGGATGGCGGAGCAGAAGGCCCGCGCCAAGGCCGACAACCGGGCCAAGAAGCACGCCCACGCCGATGTCTCGGTCTACCGGCCCTTCGTCGACAACCACGCCACCGTTTTCCTCGGCTACGGTGCGACCGAGACGGAGGGACGCATCCTCGGCCTCGTCGCCGGCGGTGCGCTGGTCGACCGTGCCGGCGAGGGGTCCAAGGTCCAGGTCATCCTTGACCAGACTCCCTTCTACGCCGAATCCGGCGGACAGCTTGCCGACCGCGGCACGATCTCGGGTCCCGGCGGTGTCGCTGCGGTCGAGGACGTGCAGAAGACCGGCAAGAAGGTCTGGCTGCACAATGTCACCGTCACCGGCGGCGAACTCGCCGTGGGCGACACGGTCACCGCGACGGTGGACCACACCTGGCGTCACCAGGCCCGACAGGCGCACTCCGGCACCCACCTCATCCACGCCGCCCTGCGTCAGGTGCTCGGCCCCACCGCCGTCCAGGCGGGGTCGATGAACCGACCCGGTTACCTGCGCTTCGACTTCAGCTACGGTGAGCAGCTCACCGCCGACCAGCTCCGGCGCATCGAGCTGATCGCCAATGAGGCCGTGGACACCGACTACACCGTCAACACCATCGAGACCAGTCTCGACGAGGCCAAGGCGATGGGAGCGATGGCCCTGTTCGGTGAGAACTACGGCACCCAGGTGCGCGTCGTGGAGATCGGCGGCCCGTTCTCCATGGAGCTGTGTGGCGGCATCCACGTCTCCCACTCCTCCCAGATCGGTCCGGTGACCGTACTCGGTGAATCCTCCGTCGGTTCCGGTGTGCGCCGCATCGAGGCCTACACCGGCGTCGACTCGTTCCGGTTCCTCGCCGACCAGCACCGGGTTTCCAGCGCACTGTCCAGCCGGTTCCGGGTTCCGGTCGAGGAGGTCCCGGAGCGGGTCGAGTCCATCAGCGCGCGGCTGCACGAGATGGAGAAGCGAATCACCCAGTTCCGGACCGCGGAACTGTCCGCCAAGGTCGGTGACTATGTGATGCGGGCGGCGACCGTCGGTGACCTGCGCGTTGTCGCCGCCCGCGTCCCCGACGGCATCTCCGGTGGGGACCTGCGGACCCTGGCCAATGAGGCCAAGGGTCGGGTCGGGTCGGAGCCGGCCGTGGCCTTCTTCATCTCCGCCGACCCGGAGTCGGGCAAGGTGCCGTTCATCGCCGCCGCCACCGACGCGGCGGTCGCCCTCGGGGTCTCCGCCGGTGAGATCGTCAAGGCCGTCGCCCCGTACGTCGGCGGCCGGGGCGGCGGTAAGCCTGCCATGGCGCAGGGGTCAGGATCCGATGCCGCCGGAATCGACGCTGCCGTCGCTGCCGTGCGCGGCATCGTCGAGCAGTCCGTCGCCGGGTAG